TCAAATCCAAGCTGCAGCTCAACGCGGCCTTGCGCGAACTTATGAATTTTGGAGTAATCCAGGGCTATCCGGCCTTGCGCGAGGCGCAAAAAGGCCTGGTTTCGCAATTTGAATACACGATTCTTGTTGAGCACGATGGCGCCAGGATTCTTACTGACTACAAGCAGCTTTGACAATAGGAAAGTCGGTTGTTGTTTCCAAGCCAGGTCGGTTCTCGCATAAATCCATGCGGCTTGCCGCACATTGTGGTTCAGCTTATGGGTGCTGCAACCTTGGAACCTGATTCGCCTTCCCGCGGCACACTAACTTCTATTATTAATTATTGGGCGTGATAATAACTTGGGCCCGTGGCGCAACTTGGATAGCGCGTCTGGCTTCGAATGCCCTCCCAAAATTTTGGGTGTCGGTGTTTCCTGCCGCATCAAAAGGCGGATGACACCAGAAGGCTGCGGGTTCAAATCCCGTCGGGCCCGAAAAACGCCTCATCGAGTCTCACTTCGCACCATGAAAAAATTCAATAAAACCCAAAAAATCGTCAAGCAAGCAACCGCCGCATATGCTAAACGCGGCATTCCAGCTTCTCAAAATAATTTCCTGCAAGCAATGGCCCTCCTTCCCACGTTTCTCTTCATCTTGCTTTCAAGCCTCCCTCTAATTTTTCCCTCGCAAGTGCTAGTTAGCAATGCAAGATACGGGGGTCAAATCTATGTTCTTGCCTATCAAGATAAGGCAGGCGGAAATTTCTCCAGCGGCACGATAACAATCCTGCCTCCGTCTGGAAAAAACTTTACCACACAGCTTGTTTCAGGCCAGGCAAGCCTAAACGCAACACAGCTTGGGCAATGGATTATCATTCACGATGGCAAATCGTATGCAGCCAATGTCACCGACTCACCGGTTCTAAATGCAAACACCTATTTGCCATCTCAATACGGCAAGCAAAATCATCAGCAGCAAGACAGCACAGTGCCCCAGTTTCTCCTGCTAGGGCCAGAATATGTTTATGCCGCCTTCGCAATCCTTGGCCTTATGGCGCTTGTTTTTGCGTGGCTTTTGGTGCACTCTTTCCACGAGAGGCATTTTGGCAGCCAACAACACCGCTCAAACAATGCAAACCAACCAGAACAGCCAAAAAGCAACCGCGTGCCAACAACCACAACAAAATTCAATGCGTCTTCAACAAAGCAATCAATCCAGCCGAATAAGCCTGACATGCTAATCCAAAAATTCACTTCAACAATCAATTCCGCCTCAAAAAAGCCGACTGCCTTTGGAAAACAAGACAAAACCCACGTCATCCAGCCCAAATCTTCCGACACCGGCCTGCAGCCTGTGCCCGCGCATGCCAAGCGCAAGCTAAAAAAAGCATCCTAGCCCTATTCAAACCGGCGATTGGCAATGCTGAAAAAACACCTTGGCCAGCATCTTCTTGTTGACCAGAAAATACTTGGGCTTGAGGCGCAACTTTGCAATGTGGAGGGGGAAAAGGTCCTGGAAATAGGCCCTGGAAGCGGAAATCTCACGCAAAAACTCCTAGAGTCAAATCCGCGCCAGATAATCTGTGTTGAGAAGGACCCGATTATGGTCGACAAGCTCAAAGTCAGGTTTGCCGGGGTTGACAGGGTGAAAATTGTCAAGCAGGATTTTTTGGACTTCGGGCAGGATGGGTTTGGCAGGATTGTCGGCAACCTGCCGTACTACATTTCATCCAAGATACTTTTCAAGGTTGCAAAGATGGACTTTGACCTGGCAGTGTTTTGCCTCCAGCGCGAGTTTGTGGCACGGATGATTGCAAAACCTGGCGACAGGGATTACTCGCGGCTGTCGGTTGAAACCTCAAAATATTTTGTGCCAAAGGCCTTCATTGAGGTTCCTGCGGTTGCCTTCCACCCGCAGCCAAAAGTCGATTCTGTAATAATCTCGCTTGAGAAAAAGAAACCTGAAGCCGATGCGCAACAATCAGGCCCAGCAGACATCTTCATAAGGGCGATTTTTTCGCACAGGAAAAAAACCTTGCGCGCGGCAATACTTGCGGCAAACAGGAACTTCTTTGCGCAAAAGGCCGAGATGAAAAGCAGCCTTGACGGACTTCCCCATGCGTCCCAGCGCGTTTTCAAGCTCACGCCATTGCAACTTGGGCAGGCTTCAGAGTTTTTGAGGAAAAAAGGGCTTGAGGCGCTTGTATGAAACAAGTGCTGGCTATTTCTTTGAAGTGCCTGGCCTTGAGGCAAAAGGGGTCATTACCTTTACTGCCCTCATAAGCGCATCCTGGACGCCTGCCTCGGACCTTGCGCCAGTGCAGATGACCTTGCCGTTTTTGAAAAGCAAAAGCGAGGACTTTGGGTCAAGGAACTTAAGTATCGCCCCTGGAAACTGCTCGGGCTCGTACTCGACATTTTTCACCTTGTAGGCGATGGAATACAAATCAAGTTCAACACCAAGCTCTGCTGAGGCCACTATGTTGACAATGTCAAATTTCGGGTTCTTGTTTTGCGGCCCAGTTTTCACGGAATAGTTTGCAAGCAGCTTGAGGGTGCGCTTGATTGCCTCTGAAACCTGCTTTTCGGAAGTGCAGCCTGTGCATATTATCTTCCCGTTTTTGAAAAGCAAAAGCGAGGACTTTGGCTCCTTGAGCTTCAGTATCGCCCCTGGAAACTGCTCAGGCTCATATTCAACGTCGTCAACCTTGTAAGCAATGGAATACAGGTCAATTTCAAGGCCAAGGTTGGCACTTGCTACTATGTTTTCAATCTTAAAAGTCGGCTTTGATATCCTTACGCCACCCATTTTACCACCCATCAAGCATCTTCCAATGCCGTCTAACGCCGGCTCGATGCGGCATAAAGCCGCCCGCAGGCTTTCAAAAAAGTTTTTAAATAAGGATATTTGTCTGCATGGCTTTAAAAAGATAGGTATATAAATATTTAGCGGATTTCGAGGGAACTTGATTAGTGTAAATGCTGCAGCTGCCGCCAAAGCGCGATTGCGCACCTGCTAACCAAAAAATTCAGCCCTTATATTGTTTTTCGAGGTAGATGCAAAATGGTCAGGAGAAGCCTAGGAAAAATGTCAAAAAGGAGCAGGTTGCTTGGCAAGACGCCAAACAAGCTGACTGTCAACCAGCTATTCAAGTCGTTTGAAGTCGGCCACAAGGTTGTCATTGACCATCATGTGCGCTTTTCAGGAATGCCGCACCCGCGCTATAGGGGAAGGCATGGAACCAT
This genomic window from Candidatus Parvarchaeota archaeon contains:
- the rsmA gene encoding ribosomal RNA small subunit methyltransferase A translates to MLKKHLGQHLLVDQKILGLEAQLCNVEGEKVLEIGPGSGNLTQKLLESNPRQIICVEKDPIMVDKLKVRFAGVDRVKIVKQDFLDFGQDGFGRIVGNLPYYISSKILFKVAKMDFDLAVFCLQREFVARMIAKPGDRDYSRLSVETSKYFVPKAFIEVPAVAFHPQPKVDSVIISLEKKKPEADAQQSGPADIFIRAIFSHRKKTLRAAILAANRNFFAQKAEMKSSLDGLPHASQRVFKLTPLQLGQASEFLRKKGLEALV
- a CDS encoding TATA-box-binding protein, which encodes MGGKMGGVRISKPTFKIENIVASANLGLEIDLYSIAYKVDDVEYEPEQFPGAILKLKEPKSSLLLFKNGKIICTGCTSEKQVSEAIKRTLKLLANYSVKTGPQNKNPKFDIVNIVASAELGVELDLYSIAYKVKNVEYEPEQFPGAILKFLDPKSSLLLFKNGKVICTGARSEAGVQDALMRAVKVMTPFASRPGTSKK
- a CDS encoding 50S ribosomal protein L21e — translated: MVRRSLGKMSKRSRLLGKTPNKLTVNQLFKSFEVGHKVVIDHHVRFSGMPHPRYRGRHGTITGVQGKSYVVSIMDGRSQKNLIIPPVHLKKV